One Setaria viridis chromosome 3, Setaria_viridis_v4.0, whole genome shotgun sequence DNA window includes the following coding sequences:
- the LOC117848117 gene encoding homocysteine S-methyltransferase 3 isoform X1 — protein sequence MVGTAGGGAEEAVRRWVEAGGGRLVLDGGLATELEANGADLNDPLWSAKCLLASPHLIRKVHMDYLEAGANIIITASYQATIQGFESKGFSKEQSENLLTKSVEIALEAREMFLKEHLEQSTPTQKPILVAASIGSYGAYLADGSEYSGDYGEAGTVQFLKDFHRRRLQVLAEAAPDLIAFETIPNKLEAQAYVELLEECNIHIPAWFSFNSKDGVHIVSGDSLIECATIADKCAKVGAVGINCTPPRFIHGLILSIRKVTDKPILIYPNSGERYDGEKKEWVECTGVSDGDFVSYVSEWCKDGAALIGGCCRTTPNTIRAIQRTLNQGSNARFTMA from the exons ATGGTggggacggccggcggcggcgcggaggaggcggtgcggcggtgggtggaggccggcggcgggcgcctcGTGCTGGACGGCGGGCTGGCCACGGAACTCGAGGCCAACGGCGCCGACCTCAACGACCCGCTCTGGAGCGCCAAGtgcctcctcgcctccccgcACCTCATCCGCAAG GTCCATATGGACTACCTAGAAGCTGGTGCAAACATTATAATCACAGCATCATATCAG GCCACGATTCAAGGGTTTGAGTCAAAGGGTTTCTCAAAAGAACAGAGTGAAAACTTATTAACAAAGAGTGTCGAGATTGCACTGGAAGCGCGTGAGATGTTCCTGAAGGAACATTTGGAGCAATCCACTCCTACACAAAAACCTATTCTGGTTGCGGCTTCTATAGGAAGTTATGGGgcttatcttgctgatggctcTGAGTACAG TGGGGATTATGGTGAAGCTGGTACAGTACAGTTCCTGAAAGATTTTCATCGGCGTAGGCTTCAGGTTCTTGCTGAAGCAGCCCCTGATTTGATTGCTTTTGAAACGATCCCCAACAAACTGGAAGCTCAG GCATATGTTGAACTTCTTGAGGAATGTAACATACATATCCCTGCATGGTTTTCCTTCAACTCAAAAGATGGAGTTCATATCGTGAGCGGAGACTCATTGATCGAATGTGCTACTATTGCTGACAAGTGTGCAAAGGTTGGTGCGGTTGGGATAAATTGCACACCTCCAAGATTTATTCATGGACTGATACTCTCCATTCGAAAG GTCACAGACAAGCCTATTCTGATATATCCCAACAGTGGAGAAAGATATGATGGTGAGAAAAAGGAGTGGGTG GAATGCACTGGAGTATCAGATGGTGATTTTGTTTCTTATGTAAGTGAATGGTGCAAAGATGGGGCCGCCCTTATTGGGGGTTGCTGCAGGACAACTCCAAACACCATCAGGGCCATACAAAGAACTCTAAACCAAGGCTCCAACGCGCGCTTTACTATGGCATAG
- the LOC117848117 gene encoding homocysteine S-methyltransferase 3 isoform X2: protein MDYLEAGANIIITASYQATIQGFESKGFSKEQSENLLTKSVEIALEAREMFLKEHLEQSTPTQKPILVAASIGSYGAYLADGSEYSGDYGEAGTVQFLKDFHRRRLQVLAEAAPDLIAFETIPNKLEAQAYVELLEECNIHIPAWFSFNSKDGVHIVSGDSLIECATIADKCAKVGAVGINCTPPRFIHGLILSIRKVTDKPILIYPNSGERYDGEKKEWVECTGVSDGDFVSYVSEWCKDGAALIGGCCRTTPNTIRAIQRTLNQGSNARFTMA from the exons ATGGACTACCTAGAAGCTGGTGCAAACATTATAATCACAGCATCATATCAG GCCACGATTCAAGGGTTTGAGTCAAAGGGTTTCTCAAAAGAACAGAGTGAAAACTTATTAACAAAGAGTGTCGAGATTGCACTGGAAGCGCGTGAGATGTTCCTGAAGGAACATTTGGAGCAATCCACTCCTACACAAAAACCTATTCTGGTTGCGGCTTCTATAGGAAGTTATGGGgcttatcttgctgatggctcTGAGTACAG TGGGGATTATGGTGAAGCTGGTACAGTACAGTTCCTGAAAGATTTTCATCGGCGTAGGCTTCAGGTTCTTGCTGAAGCAGCCCCTGATTTGATTGCTTTTGAAACGATCCCCAACAAACTGGAAGCTCAG GCATATGTTGAACTTCTTGAGGAATGTAACATACATATCCCTGCATGGTTTTCCTTCAACTCAAAAGATGGAGTTCATATCGTGAGCGGAGACTCATTGATCGAATGTGCTACTATTGCTGACAAGTGTGCAAAGGTTGGTGCGGTTGGGATAAATTGCACACCTCCAAGATTTATTCATGGACTGATACTCTCCATTCGAAAG GTCACAGACAAGCCTATTCTGATATATCCCAACAGTGGAGAAAGATATGATGGTGAGAAAAAGGAGTGGGTG GAATGCACTGGAGTATCAGATGGTGATTTTGTTTCTTATGTAAGTGAATGGTGCAAAGATGGGGCCGCCCTTATTGGGGGTTGCTGCAGGACAACTCCAAACACCATCAGGGCCATACAAAGAACTCTAAACCAAGGCTCCAACGCGCGCTTTACTATGGCATAG
- the LOC117848116 gene encoding 26S proteasome non-ATPase regulatory subunit 11 homolog: MSTSVQSPYLPATTESISKAQEAKDASESISILYRVLEDPSSSADALRVKELAITNLTNYLTKENRAEDLRNLLTQLRPFFAVIPKAKTAKIVRGIIDAVAKIPGTSELQISLCKEMVEWTRTEKRTFLRQRVEARLAALLLENQDYTEALTLLSGLIKEVRRLDDKLLLVDIDLLESKLHFSLRNLPKAKASLTAARTAANAIYVPPSQQGTIDLQSGILHAEEKDYKTAYSYFFEAFEAFNSLEDPKAIFSLKYMLLCKIMVNQADDVAGIISSKAGLKYLGPDVDAMKAVADAYSKRSLKYFETALRDYKSQLEEDPIVHRHLSSLYDTLLEQNLCRLIEPYSRVEIAHIAEMIELPIDHVEKKLSQMILDKKFAGTLDQGAGCLIIFEDTKTEEIFPATLETITNVGKVVDSLYMRSAKIMA; the protein is encoded by the coding sequence ATGTCTACTTCGGTGCAATCACCGTACCTTCCTGCTACCACTGAGTCGATATCAAAGGCTCAGGAAGCCAAGGATGCGTCTGAGTCCATCTCAATCCTCTACCGTGTGCTCGAagacccatcttcttcagcggaTGCACTGAGAGTAAAAGAGCTTGCCATTACAAATCTGACAAACTACCTCACAAAAGAAAACAGAGCTGAGGATCTCAGGAATCTTTTGACCCAGCTCAGGCCCTTTTTTGCTGTGATCCCGAAGGCAAAGACTGCGAAGATTGTGCGTGGCATCATTGATGCTGTTGCCAAGATACCTGGAACTTCTGAGCTTCAGATCTCACTCTGCAAGGAGATGGTGGAATGGACCCGTACAGAGAAGCGTACCTTCCTCAGGCAGCGTGTGGAAGCAAGGCTGGCAGCCCTTCTGTTAGAGAATCAGGATTATACCGAGGCCCTTACGCTCCTTTCTGGTCTCATCAAGGAAGTCAGGAGGCTGGACGACAAGTTGCTTCTTGTGGACATTGACCTTCTGGAGAGCAAACTCCATTTCTCTCTGAGAAATCTGCCAAAGGCCAAAGCTTCTCTGACTGCTGCTAGAACTGCAGCCAATGCCATTTATGTGCCACCATCTCAGCAGGGCACTATTGATCTGCAGAGTGGAATCCTTCATGCTGAAGAAAAGGACTACAAGACTGCTTACAGCTACTTCTTCGAAGCATTTGAAGCTTTCAATTCTCTGGAGGATCCTAAGGCCATCTTCAGCTTGAAGTACATGCTTCTGTGCAAGATAATGGTCAACCAAGCCGATGATGTTGCAGGAATCATCTCATCAAAGGCTGGCCTGAAGTATCTGGGTCCTGATGTTGATGCCATGAAAGCTGTGGCCGATGCCTACTCCAAAAGGTCTCTGAAGTACTTTGAAACTGCTCTCCGTGACTACAAGTCCCAGCTGGAGGAAGATCCTATCGTCCATAGGCACCTCTCGTCGCTTTACGATACCCTCCTGGAGCAGAACCTCTGCAGGTTGATTGAGCCCTACTCTAGGGTGGAGATTGCACACATAGCAGAGATGATTGAGCTGCCGATCGACCATGTTGAGAAGAAGCTGTCCCAGATGATCCTCGACAAGAAATTCGCGGGGACTCTGGATCAGGGCGCTGGCTGCCTCATCATCTTCGAGGATACCAAGACCGAGGAGATCTTCCCTGCCACGCTCGAGACGATCACAAATGTCGGGAAGGTTGTGGACAGCCTTTACATGAGATCGGCCAAGATCATGGCTTAA
- the LOC117849708 gene encoding DNA-directed RNA polymerases II, IV and V subunit 11 codes for MNAPDRYERFVVPEGTKKVSYERDTKIVNAASFTIEREDHTIGNIVRMQLHRDPNVLFAGYKLPHPLQYKIIVRIHTTSQSSPTQAYTQAVNDLDKELEYLKQAFEVEKNRYEERAKQGF; via the exons ATGAATGCCCCGGATCGATATGAGCGCTTTGTGGTGCCCGAGGGCACCAAGAA GGTGTCGTATGAGAGGGATACAAAGATCGTGAATGCTGCATCCTTCACCATCGAGCGTGAGGACCACACCATTGGCAACATTGTTCGCAT GCAGCTGCACAGGGACCCAAATGTGCTCTTTGCTGGCTATAAGCTCCCTCACCCTCTTCAGTACAAGATTATTGTCAGG ATCCATACCACAAGTCAGTCGTCCCCAACACAGGCCTACACCCAGGCTGTCAATGACCTAGACAAGGAGCTCGAGTACCTTAAGCAAGCTTTTGAG GTTGAGAAGAACAGGTATGAGGAAAGGGCGAAGCAGGGGTTCTGA